CCCCTATGGAGCCATAGCCCGGGCGTGGACATCAGCGATGGCGTGGTGGCGGACATTGATCCCCGCCACCCCGGTGCCGAGGTCTGGGGTGGGCCCGGCGAACTGCGGACCATCAAGGGGGAGGAAATCGGAGCCCGCCCGCGGCTTTCCGACTGGGTGATCTGGTGGGATGGCGACCTGCTGCGGGAGATCTACGGGGGCTTCTCCGTCTTCAAGTGGGACTGGAAAGCAGGTCGCGAGGAAAAGATCTTCGGTGCCGACCTCCCCTACGGTGAAGGGCGGGGCCGCTTCATGGGGATGCGACCGAATCTCGCCGCCGACCTGATCGGCGACTGGAGGGAAGAACTGCTTCTGCCCGGGCCGGACGGCAAGTCCCTGCGGCTCTACACCAGCACGATCCCCACCGGACACCGGCTGGTGACCCTGATGCACGACCCCCAATACCGGCTTTCGATCGCGTGGCAGAATGTCTCCTACAATAAGCCGCCGCATCCGTCCTTCTTCCTAGGCAAGGACATGAAGGTGCCACCCCGCCCGACGATCAAGATCGCGGGAAAAGCCAAAGCGCAAAGCATGGCGGGCAAAGGCGAATGACCTTGCACGGTTAGAACGAGATGGCAGCGTGAGATGAAATCCCATGGCTTTTTCCGCTGCCCAAAAGCACCTCTTCTACACCGAGATCGCAAAGCTCCTCGAAGCCGGTTTCGGCATCCGGGAAGCCGCAGCCACCATGCTGGATCACCGGCTGCCAGCGGCTCAAGCAGGGCTGCTCCGGGAGATGGACCGGGACTTGGAGGCAGGCCAATCGATCACCGAGGCTTTCGCAAAGAACCGCAACGTCATCTCCGATCTTGAGCGCAGCATCGTGGGCGCAGGAGAACGGGGCGGGCGCCTGGCTCCGGCCTTCCAGCATCTGGCGGATTATTTCGGGATGCTGGCCACAGCGCGCCGGGATGCGCTACAGGCCATGATCTACCCGCTGGTGATGCTGCACCTCGGCCTCTTCATCTCCTATATCCCGCAGCTCTTCAGCGGGGCGAAAACCGGAGTTCAGGTGCTGGGAGAATTCGCGGTCACGCTTTTCATCGTCTACGCCGTGGTCTTCGTCGCCTGGCTCGGCGTGCGGGCAGTGCTCGCCAGCGGCACCAGCAATCCGACGGTCGATGCGATGCTAAACCGGATCCCGTTGGTAGGCAGCGCGCGCCGCTACATGGCGATGGCGCGCTTCACGAAAGTCTATCATACCTGCCTGCTGGCAGGGCTCTCGATGCAAGAGACCGTAGAGACCTCGGCACAAGCCTCGCGGAGCGGCTCGATCATCGCGGCCTCTCACAAGATGCAAGAGGTGCTGAAGGAACGCGGCCCACTGGGTCCCGTGTTTGTTTCCAGCGGTGCCTTCCCCGCCGCCTTTGCCCGCTCCTATGCCACGGCCGAGGAATCGGGCAGCCTCGACAAGGACTTCGCCCGCTGGTCGAAGGTCTTCCAAGATGACGCCGCACGCTCCACGAAGACCGTCTCCAGCGCCCTGCCGAAGCTCTTCTACTTCCTGATCCTGATCTTCATGGCCTACAAGATCATCTCCTTCTACAGCGAGAGCTACTTGGGACCGATCCGTGAATTGGAAGAGCAGTACAACAACTAGGGGAGGACCTGCTCTTTCCCAAGGCAACCGCGACCTTTGCGGGAAAGCTCCAAAGAATTGGGCACACCCATCCCACCTAACTGGATATCTCCAGCCATTGGGTAGCTCGCTTAACGCTGACGCCGAAGCAATCCCAAGACGCCCAGCAAGCCCAGCAGTGCGACAGAGGGCTCCGGAATGCTACGGAGTTGGATCCCGTTCAAGGCGCCATAATCCGAACTCCGACCAAGCGGGCCAGTCGCCTGATCGGTGAGAACGTTCGCGCCCGCGACCACATTCTCCCAGCGGAAGAAGATCTGCCCGGAGGCGTTTGCCATCGCCACGAACTTCACATATTCCACGCCTTCGGTAAGCGCGCCGTCTCCGCCATTTACACCGTCCCAACCGGTCTGCTTGGCGATCCCCACGGTGGACCCTCTAAAGGCATTGGTGATCGCGAACAGACTGTTCTGACCGGAGGCCTCGTTGCCAGGGGAACCATAGGTTGCACCTTGGCCGTAGAAGTAGATCTCGTAAGTCCCGAAGGCCGCGAGGTTCGCGATCGTACCGAAGGCCGTGCCCACCGTTCCGGGCGTCGCGGTATGAAGCTGCAGGGAATCTCCCATCAGGTTTCCATAGGAGCCGCCGCCAAGTTCCTGGTTCAAGGACTCCTTGGATTGCGCGATGGTGGCGTTGTCGAGACCCAAGGCAGCCATGGTGATACTCACATCGGAGGCGGCCCCGGACGAATCCCGGGTCGGCGAGTTGATCGCCGCGGAGGATGAGAAGCTGGTGCTGCCGGTTCGGCGGACACTATTCCAGTGGGTATTTCCAACGGAATCAGGAGCGGCCCCGAAGCCCACGTAGGTATCGGTCGCGACGTTGCTATCGTCGTCGTTTTCAAGACGGAGATTGAAATCGAAATTGATCACGACAGCCGGAGCAATGCCGGTGAATACGGTCATAGCTACCGCAAAGGGGAGGAACAGTTTCATAAAAACTGGGGTGGGGAGAGGGCGGGGAGCAGGGTATTTCCTAGGTCTTTTTTAAAAATACTTCAACAAATAAATATACCTACACCGGCATAAGAGCTTATGCCCTTAACGAAAATCGGCGCCCTCTTAGAGAGCGCCGACAAATAACTTATCTTAACAATCAGGGCGATTGGACTCGATAGAAAGCCCTTCCTACAGGGGAAGCGCCATCCGTGTATTCCACCATCCCCTCTTCCCCTGCCGTCACCGTGTAGAGGGTGGTCCATGTGGAGAAATTGGTGCTCCGCTGGAAGCGATAAGTCGCGCCCGGAACCCCATGGAAACGAACCCGCATCTGGCTGGGCCCTATCTTGTCGAGGACCGGCGGCGGGGCGCCGCCGATACCATCTTCCGGAGTCACGGTCAGTGAAAGCAATGCGCTGGTAAATCCGCCACGCCCGTCCTGCACCGTGAGCAGAAATCCATCGGTGCCGGTAAAATCCGGCGGAGGACGATAGCTCAGGCTATCCGTTCCCATGGTCACGTAGCCGCCAGCCTCGGAACTATCGCTCGCAACGACCAAACTCACCGCATCGCCATCCGGGTCGGAGGCACCTGCCAGGATGAGCGAATAAGGGATGAGGATCTGTGAATTGACCGGGATGCTCTCCGAGTATCCTGCGAAAGAAGGAGGCGCGTTCGAGCCGTTACTGAGCACCAGCGAAGGGCGAAGCGAGGGCGTGGCGTTCTCCTTCGAGGCGAAGGAGACATCCCGCGTGGAACTGTCCGCTTCCAGGATAAAACTGTATTTCCCCGCTGTACCAATGTGCGTTCCCACGTCGAATTCGATGACTTGGCCATCCGTGACGTCGCCCGTGAAGACACCGAGCTGGGCACCCTTCGCAGGAGCATTCGAGCCCGTGATGTTAGACTCGGTCCAGTCATTGGAAGCCGCGGCATAGAGCCGGAGGGTCATGGTTCCAGACGAAGTATCGTCGCCCTCTGCCAAGCGGATCACGGCGGATCCCGGCGTGGCCGAGAAGCCGGAAATCGGGGCCGCGCTCCCGAGGTCAAACTGGAGGTATGCCGTGCGCGTGCGGGTGGAGGATTTCTCGACCCGGAGCTGGGTGAGGTTGTTGTTGCTGCCGTTCTCCAGATAGGCGTCATGAAGCACGCCGAAGCTATGCTCGCTGGATCCTCCGGGAGCTTGGATCGTTACCATCACTTCATCGGAGGAACTTAGTTCGGTATCGGAAGCCGTGAAGCGCAGCACGTAGGTTCCCAAGGCGGGAAAAGTCGCCGTCACCGTGGCGGTGTTCGCATTGGCAAGAAGGACCCCTGCGGGCCCCGAGACCACGGACCAGCTGCGCGTGAGCGCCAGTCCTGCGGGAAGGCCGTCGTCCGTCACGGTGCCGGTAAGGCTGACATTCACGGGGGTTCCGCTGAAGAAGGCCGACTTGTCCGCACCGGCACTTGCGATCGGTGCCGTATTCGTTCCTCCGCCACCATTTGTGGACCGAACGAGCACGATCCAGTCTTGAGTGGTTTCGCCCGGCGGGCTGCCGAGGCTCACCGTGCTGCCGCCCGTTAGATTGCTACCGCCGGTCACCGCACCCGTGCGCGGGTTGAACCAGCGCGTGGTGAAGCTACCACTGGCCGCGGAAAGGTTCAGAGTGGCGGAGCCGCCCGCATGAAGCTGGACCAGATAGGCATCACCGGTCTTCGCGAGACAGCGGTTGGCATTGGCACCATTCCCGCTCACCAGCGCGTTCTGGTTCTTCATCTGCTCAAAGGGCACGGCATTCGACTTCAGGAACTCCAGCGCATGGCGGCAGACATCCCAGAAACTATCCCGGCTCCGGAAATCATTACAGGTGAGATCCGAGTGTGCCATCAGGTAGCCGAAGTAGAATTCGCAACCCGCCCCCCCTGCCATGATATTGCCCCACAATGCGTTCTTGCGCGCATCGACGTGGCTGGTTCCGGGATCGCTGTCGGGACGTAGGGAATAGGCCGCGTCACCCGGCTCATCGCAGGCCACCACCCAGGGACGATCCGCGTCTTCGGAGCGGTCGAGGTAGTCCTTTGTCATCACGAACATGTCGGTGAAGTCCGGCGCGTTCAACTGCAGCGAGAAACCGGTGAGCTTCGAGGCGCTGCCCAGCATGTTGTAGTGATTCGCGCCATTGTGGATGACGATGGGATGATGATAGGGATCGCTGTCGTAGAAATACTGCGCCCAGGATTGTTTCTGAGAAAGCGAGGCGCTGTTGATTTCCTCGCCGAGGTTCCAGTTCAGAGCGAGATTGCAACCGAAACGCGCGATAAGCTCCCGGTAGTAGAGCTTCCGCTGATTGCCCGTATCGCCACCATCAAGCATCAGTTCATTCTCGGTCTCCTGGGT
This portion of the Luteolibacter luteus genome encodes:
- a CDS encoding type II secretion system F family protein; this encodes MAFSAAQKHLFYTEIAKLLEAGFGIREAAATMLDHRLPAAQAGLLREMDRDLEAGQSITEAFAKNRNVISDLERSIVGAGERGGRLAPAFQHLADYFGMLATARRDALQAMIYPLVMLHLGLFISYIPQLFSGAKTGVQVLGEFAVTLFIVYAVVFVAWLGVRAVLASGTSNPTVDAMLNRIPLVGSARRYMAMARFTKVYHTCLLAGLSMQETVETSAQASRSGSIIAASHKMQEVLKERGPLGPVFVSSGAFPAAFARSYATAEESGSLDKDFARWSKVFQDDAARSTKTVSSALPKLFYFLILIFMAYKIISFYSESYLGPIRELEEQYNN